Proteins from a single region of Parasedimentitalea psychrophila:
- a CDS encoding metallophosphoesterase produces the protein MAIGNTFQIEMETFDLLSGFKVASNSVASGGAYLQAGGSGEQRASYTFAAVSGSYDLGIGYFDESDGQSQISILVNGTEIQNFVWDIDAGGSTANQTSFVEHAISGVSLSAGDVIEIVGVKDGGEPLRTDYIDFVFVDGGGGGDTTSPFIQSSLAPDVGPAGAGSATMDVTVTFSDNVAIDVSSIDTGDITVTGPGGALLVSAVSVDISGDGTPRTATYTVDAPGGTWDVADEGSYNVALLAAEVEDTSGNFVSADPSMQGFTVDLSAAPPDPFRVEAETFTILSGFNVKNNNQASGGQYLQAGGSGEQRASYTFAAASGSYDLGIGHFDESDGQSQMSILVNGTEIHNFVWDIDAGGSTANQTSFVEHAISGVSLSAGDVIEIVGVKDGSEPLRTDYIDFVFVDGGGGGDTTSPFIQSSLAPDVGPAGAGSATMDVTVTFSDNVAIDVSSIDTGDITVTGPGGALTVSAVSVDIGGDGTPRTATYTVDAPGGTWDVADEGSYNVALMAAEVQDTSGNFVSADPSMQGFTVDLSAAPPDPFRVEAETFTILSGFTVKNNNHGSGGQYLQANGSGEQRASYAFAAASGIYDLEIGHFDESDGQSQMSILVNGFEVDSFIWNADAGSATADQTSFTEHIISDLSLTAGDVIEFVGFKDGSEPLRTDYIDFVFVNGGGGGAPTDIVFLPGQALVENAPGVVAGTLSVTDPDAGDTHSFLLSDPRFEVVGSQLKLKNGIRLDYELGDEIDLDVTAIDPGGLSVTRSLTVAVTDIDEVRFAAFGDYIVSPGMLSMADMIDGMNVDFIITTGDNGYALPIDDQIGPSFGDYIGNYSGAYGPGSEVNRFFPSLGNHDYSDVGLGAYLDYFSLPGNERYYDFQTGPVHFFALNSNGQEPDGRSSTSDQAQWLETELANSDALYKIVYFHHASYSSGFHGSNSALQWPFEDWGVTAVLTGHDHDYERILRDNNGDGETLPYFVTGLGGRIIREFDTPIPGSEARYNDDYGTMLVQASDASITFEFWSIADGGTLIDSYTIDLPGADPLLAGSADLIYGDPYNDSLNGLAGDEQLFAQGGDGEPVGGAEDDAPSGNPGNDWLYGQDGADVFQFTDESDGANFITDFEDGIDVIRFENITNVSDFEDLGFAQSGPDTVITLDAFTITLRDIDIDVLGPPDFVFA, from the coding sequence TTGGCAATCGGCAACACATTTCAGATTGAAATGGAAACGTTCGATCTTCTGAGCGGCTTCAAGGTCGCGAGCAATTCGGTCGCGTCGGGTGGGGCCTATCTGCAGGCTGGCGGCAGCGGCGAGCAGCGGGCGTCCTACACGTTCGCAGCGGTGAGTGGCAGCTATGATCTGGGGATAGGCTATTTCGACGAATCCGACGGCCAGTCGCAAATAAGCATCCTGGTGAATGGGACCGAGATCCAAAACTTTGTCTGGGACATCGACGCCGGAGGCTCCACCGCCAACCAGACCTCCTTTGTCGAACACGCGATCAGTGGCGTGTCGCTGTCTGCCGGTGACGTGATCGAGATCGTCGGCGTCAAGGATGGTGGTGAGCCGCTGCGCACCGACTATATCGACTTTGTGTTTGTCGATGGCGGCGGTGGCGGTGATACGACATCACCTTTCATCCAGTCGTCTTTGGCGCCCGACGTCGGCCCTGCTGGGGCCGGTAGCGCCACTATGGATGTCACCGTGACCTTCTCTGACAACGTGGCGATTGATGTGTCCTCAATCGATACCGGTGACATCACCGTCACCGGTCCGGGCGGTGCGCTTTTGGTCAGCGCCGTCAGCGTCGATATCAGCGGTGATGGAACCCCGCGCACGGCGACCTATACGGTGGACGCGCCGGGTGGAACCTGGGATGTGGCGGACGAGGGCAGCTATAACGTTGCCCTTCTGGCCGCCGAGGTTGAGGACACCAGCGGCAATTTCGTGTCGGCCGACCCGTCTATGCAGGGCTTCACGGTTGATCTATCGGCGGCGCCGCCGGATCCGTTCCGGGTCGAAGCTGAGACGTTCACTATCCTCAGCGGTTTTAACGTCAAGAACAACAATCAGGCTTCGGGCGGGCAGTATCTGCAGGCTGGCGGCAGCGGCGAGCAGCGGGCGTCCTACACGTTCGCAGCGGCCAGTGGCAGCTATGATCTGGGGATTGGCCATTTCGACGAGTCCGACGGCCAGTCGCAAATGAGCATCCTGGTGAATGGGACCGAGATCCATAACTTTGTCTGGGACATCGACGCCGGAGGCTCCACCGCCAACCAGACCTCCTTTGTCGAACACGCGATCAGTGGCGTGTCGCTGTCTGCCGGTGACGTGATCGAGATCGTCGGCGTCAAGGATGGCAGTGAGCCGCTGCGCACCGACTATATCGACTTTGTGTTTGTCGATGGCGGCGGCGGCGGTGATACGACATCGCCTTTCATCCAGTCGTCTTTGGCGCCCGACGTCGGCCCTGCTGGGGCCGGTAGCGCCACTATGGATGTCACCGTGACCTTCTCTGACAACGTGGCGATTGATGTGTCCTCAATCGATACCGGTGACATCACCGTCACCGGGCCGGGTGGTGCACTCACGGTCAGCGCCGTCAGCGTCGACATCGGCGGTGATGGAACCCCGCGCACCGCGACCTATACGGTGGACGCGCCCGGCGGAACCTGGGATGTGGCCGACGAGGGCAGCTATAACGTTGCCCTTATGGCCGCCGAAGTTCAGGACACCAGCGGCAATTTCGTGTCGGCCGACCCGTCTATGCAGGGGTTCACGGTTGACCTGTCCGCGGCGCCGCCGGATCCGTTCCGGGTCGAAGCTGAGACGTTCACTATCCTCAGCGGGTTTACCGTTAAGAACAACAATCATGGTTCCGGCGGCCAATATCTGCAGGCCAACGGCAGCGGCGAGCAGCGCGCATCTTATGCATTTGCAGCGGCCAGTGGCATCTATGATTTGGAAATTGGCCATTTCGACGAGTCCGACGGCCAGTCGCAAATGAGCATCCTGGTGAATGGGTTTGAGGTCGACAGTTTTATCTGGAATGCCGATGCCGGATCGGCGACGGCCGACCAGACCTCCTTTACCGAACACATCATCAGCGACCTGTCGCTGACAGCCGGTGACGTGATCGAGTTCGTCGGCTTCAAGGATGGTAGCGAACCGCTGCGCACCGACTATATCGACTTTGTGTTTGTCAATGGCGGCGGCGGAGGCGCACCGACCGATATCGTCTTCCTCCCAGGCCAGGCCTTGGTCGAGAATGCGCCGGGCGTCGTCGCCGGAACTCTCAGCGTGACAGATCCTGATGCGGGCGACACCCACAGCTTCCTGCTCAGCGATCCGCGGTTCGAGGTCGTGGGCAGCCAGCTAAAACTCAAGAATGGGATTCGCCTCGACTACGAGCTGGGCGACGAGATCGATCTCGATGTCACCGCCATTGACCCGGGCGGGCTTAGCGTCACCCGCAGCCTGACAGTCGCGGTCACGGATATCGACGAAGTGCGCTTCGCGGCCTTTGGAGACTACATAGTTAGCCCGGGCATGCTGTCTATGGCTGATATGATTGACGGCATGAATGTCGATTTCATCATTACCACCGGAGACAATGGTTACGCGCTACCAATCGATGACCAGATCGGGCCCTCCTTTGGTGACTATATCGGCAATTATTCCGGGGCCTACGGACCGGGAAGCGAGGTCAACCGCTTCTTCCCGTCGCTCGGCAACCACGACTACAGCGATGTCGGCTTGGGTGCTTACCTGGATTACTTCTCCCTTCCGGGCAACGAGCGCTACTATGATTTCCAGACGGGCCCCGTCCATTTCTTTGCGCTCAACAGCAATGGTCAGGAACCCGATGGTCGATCCAGCACCTCAGACCAAGCACAGTGGCTCGAAACGGAGTTGGCAAATTCCGATGCGTTATACAAGATCGTCTACTTTCACCACGCGTCCTATTCCTCCGGGTTTCACGGATCGAACTCGGCTCTGCAGTGGCCCTTCGAGGACTGGGGCGTCACAGCGGTCCTTACCGGCCACGATCACGATTACGAACGGATTCTGCGCGACAACAATGGCGACGGGGAGACGCTGCCTTATTTCGTCACGGGGCTTGGCGGGCGCATTATACGTGAATTCGACACCCCGATCCCGGGCAGTGAGGCGCGCTACAATGACGATTACGGCACCATGTTGGTCCAGGCCAGCGACGCGTCGATCACCTTTGAGTTTTGGTCGATTGCGGATGGCGGCACACTGATTGACAGCTACACAATCGACCTGCCGGGCGCTGATCCGTTACTTGCTGGCAGCGCTGACTTGATCTACGGCGACCCATACAACGACAGCTTGAACGGGCTTGCAGGCGACGAGCAACTCTTTGCGCAGGGTGGCGACGGCGAACCCGTTGGTGGAGCAGAAGACGATGCGCCATCCGGCAATCCTGGCAACGATTGGCTGTATGGTCAGGATGGCGCGGACGTTTTTCAATTCACTGACGAGTCTGACGGGGCGAATTTTATTACCGACTTCGAAGACGGCATCGATGTCATCCGCTTCGAGAACATCACCAATGTGAGCGACTTCGAGGATCTCGGTTTTGCGCAATCGGGCCCTGATACCGTGATCACACTAGATGCGTTCACGATCACTTTGCGTGATATCGATATCGATGTCCTCGGCCCACCTGACTTTGTCTTTGCCTAA
- a CDS encoding sulfotransferase family 2 domain-containing protein encodes MFVCPRHKFSFARIPKCANSTLVKTFSKHCGVTLKNDASGQKAKILFNLDAGASVFESARKAVFFREPLSRAVSMWLDKGHNLTWIQKCRFAGSDTQAPTFLEFLKSLEENEFHHDGHFIPQTSMVPGDLSQYHVGTVENIDRDLPRICEEIFGEFFGVELERSNRTNAHERLGEISQEERDLVSKLYHRDFVLYNSLSANAASL; translated from the coding sequence ATGTTTGTGTGCCCGAGGCACAAATTTTCTTTTGCGAGAATTCCGAAATGTGCGAATTCAACTCTAGTGAAGACATTTTCCAAACACTGCGGTGTGACACTCAAAAATGATGCCTCCGGCCAAAAAGCAAAGATTCTATTCAATCTCGACGCCGGTGCATCTGTATTTGAGTCCGCCAGAAAAGCCGTATTCTTTCGTGAGCCGTTGTCGCGGGCAGTCTCCATGTGGCTTGACAAGGGGCACAATTTAACCTGGATACAGAAATGCAGGTTTGCCGGTTCAGATACGCAAGCGCCGACATTTCTCGAGTTTTTGAAATCACTTGAAGAAAACGAATTTCACCACGATGGCCACTTCATTCCACAGACCAGCATGGTGCCAGGCGATCTCTCACAGTATCACGTTGGAACTGTTGAGAATATCGACAGGGATCTTCCCCGTATTTGCGAGGAGATTTTTGGCGAATTTTTTGGAGTCGAATTAGAACGATCAAATCGGACAAATGCACATGAGCGACTTGGCGAAATCTCGCAAGAGGAGCGAGACCTGGTATCGAAACTATATCACAGGGACTTCGTGCTCTATAATTCTCTCAGTGCAAATGCTGCCTCGTTGTGA
- a CDS encoding site-specific integrase: MHIHDLRHTYASNAVSSGMTIQMVGRLLGHSQIQTTMRYPHLADDPVRRAAEENASRR, encoded by the coding sequence ATGCACATCCACGACCTGCGCCATACCTATGCGTCAAACGCAGTTTCCTCTGGCATGACGATCCAGATGGTTGGGCGGCTTTTAGGGCACAGCCAAATTCAGACCACCATGCGTTACCCGCATCTGGCGGATGATCCGGTGCGCCGCGCTGCCGAAGAGAATGCATCTCGCCGTTGA
- a CDS encoding TRAP transporter substrate-binding protein has protein sequence MTINIRAAVAGLALMGSAVSAQTTIEMTTAFGQNLPILGTAAVDFTNRINSISNDVEVERYDPGKLVPTLEALDAVANGSVDAAYATTGYWQGKLNTASLFAAVPFGPEAGEFLGWILYDDGAKYWQQMYDDAGYNVHAIPCGVIAPETSGWFKKEINTVEDLKGLNMRFFGLGAKVMDKLGVSTSLLAAGDIFPALERGAIDATEFSMPLIDARLGFHKIAKFNYFPGWHQPSTLFELLVNGDVWADLDETQQAQIETACLATITTNLAEGEASNYAAMVDNVENNGVTIKQWSPEMLGAFEGAWDEVVGELAADDPFFQEVWADLQEYREGYKVWSTIYLPRN, from the coding sequence ATGACAATCAATATACGTGCCGCTGTAGCCGGACTTGCCTTGATGGGCTCCGCCGTCTCGGCTCAGACAACTATCGAAATGACCACCGCTTTTGGCCAGAACCTGCCGATCCTCGGCACGGCTGCCGTGGATTTCACCAACCGGATCAACTCGATTTCCAATGATGTCGAAGTTGAACGTTACGACCCCGGCAAACTGGTACCGACGCTCGAAGCACTGGATGCCGTTGCCAACGGTTCGGTCGATGCGGCTTACGCCACGACAGGTTATTGGCAGGGCAAACTCAATACGGCCTCGCTTTTTGCGGCTGTACCATTTGGCCCGGAAGCTGGTGAATTCCTGGGTTGGATTCTCTATGATGACGGAGCCAAATATTGGCAGCAGATGTATGACGATGCTGGCTACAATGTGCACGCCATCCCTTGCGGCGTGATCGCGCCGGAAACTTCAGGCTGGTTCAAGAAAGAAATCAACACTGTTGAGGACCTCAAGGGTCTGAACATGCGTTTCTTCGGCCTTGGTGCGAAAGTCATGGATAAGCTTGGCGTTTCGACCTCGCTGCTGGCAGCCGGCGACATCTTCCCGGCACTGGAACGTGGCGCAATTGACGCGACTGAGTTCTCGATGCCCCTCATTGATGCGCGTCTTGGCTTCCACAAAATCGCTAAGTTCAACTACTTCCCCGGTTGGCACCAGCCCTCGACTCTGTTCGAACTGCTGGTTAACGGCGACGTTTGGGCAGATCTGGACGAAACCCAGCAGGCGCAGATTGAAACTGCTTGTCTTGCCACAATCACCACCAACCTCGCCGAAGGCGAAGCCTCGAACTATGCCGCAATGGTCGACAACGTTGAAAACAACGGCGTGACCATCAAGCAGTGGTCGCCAGAGATGCTGGGTGCTTTTGAAGGCGCATGGGACGAAGTTGTCGGTGAATTGGCTGCGGACGATCCATTCTTCCAAGAAGTCTGGGCTGATCTGCAGGAATACCGCGAAGGCTATAAGGTCTGGTCAACAATCTACCTGCCACGCAACTGA
- a CDS encoding formylglycine-generating enzyme family protein — MTDGKPCCHVARNMGHKDSAPQVFTAQKSSVNFDTALIPGGKAVGGTAHPKIADDGEGPLRSSRVRPFRMAMTTVTNAQFQAFAAATGYVTEAEGFGWSFVFWSDVAKQSAGVRRVPGLDWWRAVEGADWRNSHGPKTDPSVWRSDHPVSQVSWADARAYASWVGGRLPTEAEWEHAARGGLGDVKYPWGDSDPDDVGNFRCNIWQGHFPQTNTAADGYRHTAPAQSFEPNGFGLYNMVGNVWEWTGDRFTIKSLKTSVKARLAGMKDYRLSKGGSFLCHQSYCFRYRIAARSGNSPDSATPHQGFRMVWDV, encoded by the coding sequence ATGACGGATGGCAAGCCCTGTTGTCATGTTGCCCGTAACATGGGCCATAAGGACAGCGCCCCACAGGTCTTCACCGCTCAGAAAAGCAGCGTCAATTTTGACACTGCCCTGATCCCCGGTGGCAAGGCGGTGGGCGGCACCGCACATCCGAAAATTGCCGACGATGGCGAGGGTCCGTTGCGGTCTTCGCGTGTCAGGCCGTTTCGTATGGCGATGACCACAGTGACCAACGCCCAGTTTCAGGCCTTTGCTGCGGCAACCGGCTATGTCACTGAGGCCGAGGGTTTTGGCTGGTCCTTTGTCTTTTGGAGCGATGTTGCCAAACAGAGTGCTGGCGTGAGGCGGGTGCCGGGGCTGGATTGGTGGCGCGCGGTGGAGGGTGCGGACTGGCGCAACAGTCATGGCCCAAAGACGGACCCGTCGGTCTGGCGGTCAGATCACCCCGTTTCGCAAGTGTCCTGGGCCGATGCCCGGGCCTACGCGAGCTGGGTCGGGGGGCGACTTCCAACCGAGGCCGAATGGGAACATGCTGCCCGTGGGGGGCTCGGCGATGTCAAATATCCTTGGGGAGACAGCGACCCGGACGACGTTGGCAATTTCCGATGCAATATCTGGCAGGGCCATTTTCCGCAGACAAATACAGCAGCTGACGGATACCGCCATACCGCCCCGGCGCAGTCGTTTGAACCCAATGGCTTTGGCCTCTACAACATGGTTGGAAATGTCTGGGAATGGACCGGCGACAGGTTCACGATCAAGTCTCTGAAGACTTCCGTAAAGGCAAGATTGGCCGGGATGAAGGATTACCGCCTGTCCAAAGGCGGCTCTTTTCTGTGCCACCAAAGCTATTGCTTCCGATACCGCATCGCCGCGCGCTCAGGCAACTCGCCGGACAGCGCAACTCCGCATCAGGGGTTTCGAATGGTTTGGGATGTTTGA
- a CDS encoding TRAP transporter large permease: MEILSAMGMLMDLNQWLVLVMFLTFIFMLFRGIPVVYSLVGVSLIFSLIAFLVLDPNKALINEYIAFHRTGVSYVKLHVNAGRFFGSIIKNPILVALPMFIYMGLMLDQSGVAQKMMRSMQVLFGALKGGLALTVMLIGIILAASTGVIGASVVLLGVMGIPTMMDQGYAKPIATGTIAASGTLGILIPPSIMLVIMSDQLAISLGDLFMGALFPGLLLGVLYIVYIIVYGLISPSSMPVPENREPISMKVVKDVALSVVPPFGLIIVVLGSIFFGLATPTEASGLGALGATLLALASRNLNGKVFLDVMRQTLNTSGYIVGIFIAANFFSYILRRFGGDEIIENMVLGSFDNPYLVIAFILFIIFLLGFLLDWIEITLIIMPLMLPVIVGLNIPVEGYGVVDNPSVVWFAILVAVTLQTSFLTPPVGFALFYLKGVCPPNISLSHIYRGIIPFVLLQILGLLIVFFVPQLTTWLPAVAYAN, translated from the coding sequence ATGGAAATACTCTCTGCCATGGGCATGTTGATGGACCTGAACCAATGGCTGGTTCTGGTCATGTTCCTGACCTTTATCTTCATGCTGTTTCGCGGCATCCCGGTGGTCTACTCACTGGTTGGTGTCAGCCTGATCTTTTCACTCATTGCCTTCCTGGTGCTTGATCCCAACAAGGCGCTGATCAACGAATATATCGCCTTTCACCGCACGGGCGTTTCTTATGTGAAACTGCACGTCAATGCGGGCCGCTTTTTCGGCAGTATCATCAAGAACCCCATCCTCGTCGCACTGCCGATGTTCATCTATATGGGGTTGATGCTGGATCAGTCTGGCGTCGCGCAAAAGATGATGCGCTCGATGCAGGTGCTGTTTGGCGCTCTGAAAGGCGGGTTGGCGCTGACCGTTATGCTGATCGGCATCATTCTGGCGGCTTCGACCGGGGTGATTGGTGCGTCGGTGGTCTTGCTGGGTGTCATGGGTATTCCCACGATGATGGACCAGGGTTACGCAAAACCCATCGCGACCGGCACCATTGCGGCCTCGGGTACGCTGGGTATCCTTATCCCGCCGTCGATCATGCTGGTGATCATGTCGGATCAGCTGGCGATCTCACTGGGTGATCTGTTTATGGGCGCTCTGTTTCCCGGGCTTCTGCTTGGCGTGCTTTATATCGTCTACATCATCGTCTACGGCCTGATTTCGCCCAGTTCGATGCCGGTACCGGAAAATCGTGAACCGATCAGCATGAAAGTGGTTAAGGACGTGGCACTTTCAGTGGTACCGCCCTTTGGCCTCATCATTGTGGTGCTCGGATCTATCTTCTTCGGGTTGGCCACTCCGACCGAGGCCTCTGGTCTTGGCGCGCTTGGCGCGACACTGCTGGCACTGGCATCGCGCAATCTGAACGGCAAAGTCTTCTTGGATGTGATGCGCCAGACCCTTAACACCTCGGGTTACATTGTCGGGATTTTCATCGCTGCCAATTTCTTCTCATATATTCTACGTCGTTTCGGCGGCGATGAGATCATCGAGAACATGGTTCTGGGCAGTTTTGACAACCCCTACTTGGTTATTGCTTTCATTCTGTTCATCATCTTCCTGCTCGGTTTTCTGCTGGACTGGATCGAGATCACCCTGATCATTATGCCTTTGATGCTGCCGGTGATTGTGGGCCTGAACATCCCAGTTGAAGGCTATGGCGTCGTCGACAACCCCTCGGTTGTCTGGTTTGCCATCCTTGTGGCTGTGACATTGCAAACCTCGTTCCTGACGCCTCCGGTCGGCTTTGCACTGTTCTATCTCAAGGGCGTTTGCCCGCCAAATATCAGCTTGAGCCACATCTATCGCGGTATTATCCCCTTTGTACTGCTTCAGATCCTGGGCCTTTTGATCGTGTTCTTCGTCCCGCAATTGACCACTTGGCTTCCGGCTGTTGCCTACGCAAACTAA
- a CDS encoding TRAP transporter small permease subunit — protein MTGANIDVEQVLKITDPGEMNRSEHLWGDRLVINLGNVIAWFFPILILAIVTQVIIRKMGMNQAWLDDLQWWLYGIAMLTAFGYAITTNSHVRVDILHANFSKRKKARIEVFGLGWLLLPFLLIMTDVLTHYAVSSIAAREGSDSPNGLHGLYLLKSALPLLFVVAIISTVATLSRNLAKLNDPVLWRMILGGLPGFWFMGERAVYYALWWIMHLSNPELHIRKVAREPIFDYTVWYGLGLITIIAAISFVLNRRADSEA, from the coding sequence ATGACCGGGGCTAATATCGACGTCGAGCAAGTGCTCAAAATCACCGATCCAGGTGAAATGAACCGCTCGGAACATCTATGGGGCGACAGGCTTGTGATCAACCTGGGCAATGTTATTGCTTGGTTTTTTCCGATCCTGATACTGGCAATCGTCACCCAGGTGATCATCCGCAAGATGGGCATGAACCAAGCCTGGCTTGACGATTTGCAGTGGTGGCTCTACGGCATCGCCATGCTCACGGCTTTTGGCTATGCGATTACCACCAACAGCCATGTGCGGGTGGATATTCTTCACGCCAATTTCTCCAAGCGCAAAAAGGCGCGGATTGAAGTATTTGGTCTGGGCTGGCTGCTATTGCCGTTCCTTTTGATCATGACAGACGTGCTGACCCACTACGCGGTCTCATCGATCGCCGCGCGCGAAGGCTCTGACAGTCCGAACGGGCTGCACGGCCTCTACCTTTTGAAATCCGCTCTGCCTCTTTTGTTTGTTGTGGCAATCATATCGACGGTTGCGACACTGTCCCGCAATCTTGCCAAACTGAATGATCCTGTGCTCTGGAGGATGATCCTCGGCGGGCTGCCAGGTTTCTGGTTTATGGGCGAGCGGGCGGTCTACTACGCTCTGTGGTGGATCATGCATCTGTCTAACCCTGAGCTCCATATCCGAAAAGTCGCCCGTGAGCCCATTTTCGACTACACGGTCTGGTACGGTCTGGGCCTAATTACCATCATTGCCGCGATCAGCTTTGTGCTGAACCGCCGCGCCGACTCCGAGGCCTGA
- a CDS encoding LysR family transcriptional regulator has protein sequence MDSRIGLRQLRAFHAVMTTGNVTAAAQQLNLTQPAVSKQLAALEQSLGITLFHRKSGSATSATREGIAFFKASETTISGLEDLPMIARDIATNSQRRLRIAATPPIINSRPMMQAIKNFRRDYEDIQISFEARARIDIEDWVLRRQVDFAVALLPASAPGLSARKLVDTSAVVAMAPDHVLSGEDVLTPETVKGHQVILPSRQLLRCRIEAALKTSGESLQVGMEASSSLMCCHMAASGLGVAICDPFSPSTFAQSLLTVRAWQPEVPLSYGALMPKDVDLSSPACRFLDLLEESFSMPLQSGLPRASA, from the coding sequence ATGGATAGCCGCATTGGACTGCGTCAGCTCCGCGCCTTTCACGCCGTCATGACGACAGGCAATGTCACTGCGGCGGCGCAGCAACTAAATTTGACCCAGCCTGCGGTCAGCAAACAGCTTGCCGCGCTGGAACAGTCTTTGGGCATCACATTGTTTCACCGGAAAAGCGGCTCTGCCACCAGCGCCACCAGAGAGGGCATTGCTTTCTTTAAAGCCTCGGAAACAACGATTTCCGGGCTGGAAGATTTGCCGATGATTGCGCGTGACATTGCCACCAACAGCCAGCGTCGCCTGCGCATTGCCGCGACTCCGCCGATCATCAACAGCCGCCCCATGATGCAGGCCATCAAGAACTTCCGCCGGGATTATGAGGATATACAGATCTCTTTTGAGGCGCGCGCCCGGATTGACATCGAAGATTGGGTGCTGCGGCGTCAGGTCGACTTTGCTGTTGCCCTGCTTCCTGCAAGTGCGCCGGGCCTTAGCGCGCGCAAACTTGTTGATACCTCGGCGGTTGTTGCAATGGCCCCTGATCATGTCCTCTCGGGTGAGGATGTGCTGACCCCTGAAACAGTTAAGGGGCATCAAGTCATTCTGCCAAGCCGTCAATTGCTGCGGTGCCGCATTGAAGCGGCGCTAAAGACCTCAGGAGAATCCCTGCAGGTTGGAATGGAGGCCTCGTCGTCGCTCATGTGCTGCCACATGGCCGCCTCGGGTTTAGGCGTTGCGATTTGCGATCCTTTTAGCCCATCCACATTTGCGCAGTCTCTCTTGACGGTTCGGGCCTGGCAGCCTGAAGTACCATTGTCTTATGGTGCATTGATGCCAAAGGATGTCGACCTGAGCAGCCCCGCCTGCAGATTTCTTGACCTCCTAGAGGAGAGTTTTTCTATGCCGCTCCAATCCGGATTACCGCGAGCATCCGCATGA
- a CDS encoding glycosyltransferase family 2 protein, whose product MGVHNGAKYLSEAIDSILSQSFRDFEFIIIDDGSTDATAEILGEFSRRDSRLQCISLDKNLGLPHALNLGIQKASGNIIARMDCDDVSGPERFELQLAAMETSGADLLGTFAFSLSSNGATKVREPLPVTEDGIALRLPHSNCIVHPSVMVKKTVLEDVGGYNEEFLNSQDYDLWLRLLPQARMNNLDVPLIGYRRHNGQISARKSRGKQTHYSVCAALSHFRVGFDMDRISPKEDVAVVVNGFTEVFQADLTPRVRQCLNGHVIRYARKCVRDKDQRKALRDLLFTTATFREKCKWQLYQLTG is encoded by the coding sequence ATGGGCGTTCACAACGGTGCAAAATACCTCTCCGAGGCAATTGACAGCATTTTGTCGCAGTCTTTCCGGGATTTTGAGTTCATCATCATTGATGACGGTTCAACGGACGCAACGGCTGAAATCCTGGGTGAATTTTCGCGCCGGGATTCGCGCCTTCAATGTATATCCCTCGATAAGAATTTGGGTTTGCCGCATGCTCTGAACCTGGGCATTCAAAAGGCGAGTGGAAACATAATTGCCCGGATGGATTGTGACGATGTGTCCGGTCCTGAGCGCTTTGAATTGCAACTCGCAGCCATGGAGACCAGCGGCGCTGATCTTTTGGGAACATTTGCTTTCAGTCTGAGCTCGAACGGAGCCACGAAGGTGAGAGAGCCACTGCCTGTAACGGAAGACGGCATCGCGCTAAGATTACCACACAGCAATTGCATCGTTCATCCCAGCGTAATGGTTAAAAAGACTGTGCTGGAGGATGTCGGAGGCTACAACGAAGAGTTCTTGAATAGCCAGGACTACGATCTTTGGCTTCGCCTGCTACCGCAGGCTCGGATGAACAATCTGGACGTGCCTCTGATCGGGTACAGAAGGCACAATGGCCAGATCAGCGCTCGCAAAAGTAGAGGTAAACAAACACATTACAGTGTCTGCGCCGCCTTGAGCCATTTTAGAGTTGGCTTCGACATGGATCGCATTAGCCCAAAGGAAGATGTCGCGGTTGTTGTCAACGGCTTTACCGAAGTCTTCCAGGCTGATCTCACTCCTCGGGTAAGGCAGTGTCTTAACGGGCATGTGATCCGATACGCCCGAAAATGCGTACGAGACAAAGATCAGCGCAAGGCCCTGAGGGACCTCTTGTTTACAACCGCCACGTTTCGTGAAAAGTGCAAGTGGCAACTCTACCAGTTGACAGGTTAA